DNA from Sulfurimonas xiamenensis:
TAGTTTCCTTAATTACTCTTTTATATTACTATTAAAAAGTTTACTAAAATCAGTCGGAAACGGGAAAACTATCGTATTTGTTTTGTCGCTTGAGATATCGCTCATGGTCTGAAGATAACGCAGCTGTATTCCCAAATCATTTTTGCTAAGTTTTTGTGCTGCCTCTAGAAGATTTTCACTTGCTTCGACCTCCCCTTTTGCATTGATAACTTTTGCGCGGCGCTCGCGTTCTGCTTCAGCCTGTTTTGCAATAGCTCTAACCATACTCTCATCAAGGTCAATATGCTTTATCTCAACATTGGATATCTTAATACCCCATGCATCAGTCTGTTTATCTAAAATCTCCTGTATATCACGATTCAACCGCTCTCTCTCGGCAAGCATCTCATCAAGTTCATGTCCGCCTAGCACAGAACGAAGAGTAGTTTGTGCAAGCTGACTAGTTGCATCATAAAAATTCTCTACTTGAATAATGGCTTTTTCAGGATCTATCACTCGAAAATAGACAACCGCATTTACATGCACAGATACATTATCATGAGAGATAACATCTTGAGTAGGAACATCAAGAACAATTGTACGAAGGTCAACCCTTACCATCTGTTGAATAAAGGGAATTAATATAATAAGTCCCGGTCCCTTAACCCCCGTAAAACGCCCAAGCGTAAAAACAACTGCGCGCTGATACTCTCGTAAAATACGAATAGCAGCAGCTAAAAAAGCAATTGCAAAAAATGCCATATATATCGCTGTTATATTTAAATCAAAAAACATTGTCTACTCCTTAATTGGTTTAACTTTTAAAACAAGACCTGATCGTTCAATAACTTGAACATTTTGGCCCACAGATAATTTACTCTCACTTACAGCACTCCATGTCTCACTATGACAATGCACCAAATATCCTTTCTCATTAGAATCAATAACATTAGCAACTGCACCGATCATCTCCTCTGCGCCTGAAACTACTTTAGCCGATCTTGAGCTTAAAAAAAGTTTCATAACTAAAATAAAAAAGAGAAGACTGGAAAAAGTAAAAGCAATAATTAGCGGAATAGAAATACTCTGCCCAAGAGTATCAGCATCAAATAAGAGAAGTGAGCCAAAAGCAAAAGCAATAACACCGCCAATACCCAAAATACCAAATCCTGCAATAAAAACCTCTGCAACCATAAAGGCGATGCCTAAAAGTATAAGCAATAACCCCGCATAATTAAACGGTATCATATTCAATGCATAAAGTGCAATCACACCACAGATAAGCCCAACTACTCCAGGAAAAATAGAACCTGGATTCATCAATTCAAAAAAGATACCATATATAGCTATCAGTATAAGTATATAAGCAATATTTGGATCAGTAACAATAGATAAAAATTTAATTTTCCAGTTTGCCTCAAAACTATATATCACTGCATCTTTTGTTTTAAGCGTAATACTTTTGCCCGAAACAACTACACTCCTGCCATCAAGTTTAGCAAGCAACTCTTCACTGTCTTGAGCTATCAAATCAATCACACCATATCTAAGAGCATCAGTAGCAGAAATACTTTTCGACTCTTCCACGGCAGATAACGCCCAAGTTACATTGCGGTCACTCAATTGGGCTAAACTTTTAATATATGCTACAGCATCGTTCAATGCTTTTTTTTCAAGAGTAGACATAGCACTGCTGTTTAAATCATCTATTTTTGGTGCCGGCATTAAATTTATCGGAGTAGCAGCACCAAGATTTGTTCCCGGAGACATGGCTGCAATATGAGAAGCATAAAGAAGATATGTACCGGCACTAGCTGCTCTTGCACCTTTTGGAGAGACATATGTAACAACCGGTATAGAACTGTTTGTAATACCCTGAATTATCTCTCTCATGGATGTTGAGAGCCCGCCGGGAGTATCTAACTCAAGAATTATCATCTGAGCATCTCGATCCCTTGCAAAGAGCATACCATCTTTGAAATATTCACTGCTTGCAGGTCCCACAGCCCCTTTTATCTCTAGCTTCACAACAGTAAAACTATCTGCTAAAAGTGGCAAAAGTGTTAAAAGCAACAGAAAAAGTAAACGCATCAACATTTAACCGCCTTTATAGTTTAAAATAACGCTCGATTTTAGTGCCACACTCCCTCAAGCAAATAACCGCAATATGGGCATTTACCCTCCTCATCAAGGTCGTTTGTTACAAACTGTCCAATATTGCCGCTTCTGTCAATCACTTTTTTCTTACAACTAGGGCAATATGTTGATTCATAATCTTCATTATCGACATTGCCGACATAGAGATATTTTAGCCCCTCCTCTTGACCTATTTTATAGGCACGAAGAAGAGTCGATTCAGGAGTGCAAGGAACATCAAGCATCTTGTAAGTAGGATGAAATGCCGAGAGATGCCACGGTATAGAAGTATCAAGCTCTGCAATGAATTTTGCGATATTTCTTATCTCTTCATTTGAATCGTTTTTGCCCGGAATAAGAAGAGTTGTTATCTCTATCCAGATTCCCTTTTCATGAGCATACTTTACAGCTTCAAGAACAGGCTTTAGTCTTGCGCCGCAGATCTCTTTATAGAACTCGTCGGAAAAACTCTTGATATCAATATTCATCCCGTCTATATAAGGCTCGAGCAAATCTATAGCTTTTCGCGTCTCATAACCACTTGTTACATAGATGTTTTTCAAACCCTTTTCGTGCGCAAGCTTTGCAGTGTCATAGGTATACTCAAAAAAAACTATCGGTTCATTATATGTATATGCTATTGATTCGCATCTATTTTCAACTGCTAATTCGACTATCTTTTGAGGCGGAAGTTCACGCCCGACAATCTTATGTTCATGTTCTTTTGGATATTGGGATATATCGTAGTTTTGACAAAATTTACAAGAGAAGTTGCATCCCACCGTTCCCACGGAGAAGGCTCTGCTCTTTGGCAGAAAATGAAACATCGGCTTTTTCTCTACGGGGTCAATGTTTACCGCGGCGGCAAGTCCATAAACAAGAAGTTTAAGCTCACCACCTTCAACTTTTCTTACACCGCATATACCATACTCACCTTCATCTAGCTTACATGCATGCGCACATGCCTGACACAATATCTTTCCGCTATCTAGCTTTTTACTTAGCCATGCTGTTTGTGACATCTTGCTATCCTTAATTTTACTTCATAAAATGAAGGACATCCTTCACTTATTTATAACGATGTCGGAAATAGACCCTCAAGTGGTACCTCAATTCCGCCACTTACACTAAAAACCCGCTATGATCACAAAACTTTAGTTTCTTTAGAAAAGTTTGACACTTTCGAGAACTTAATAGGTTATTTATAAATCAGCGGAACAAATGCAAAACCGTAGTGCTCATTAGCATCAAACTCCCCGCCCTCTTTTTTAACAATTTCAAAAACTGAACTTTGAATCGGGATGACAAGCTTTCCTCCGACTTTTAGCTGTTTGATAAGCTCATATGGAAGTTCATCGGCAGCGGCAGAGACTAAAATGCGATCAAACTTCTCGCCCGCTATGCCAAGCTCATCTCCTGATTGAACTATCTTAGCATTTTTAAACTTATATTTCTTTAAGTTAAAACTTCCAAATTTTACAAGCTCACCCACTCTCTCAACTCCAGTTACAGAGCCGCCCTCTCCCACAACATAAGCTAGTAGAGCAGTTGTCCACCCTGAGCCGCTTCCTATATCTAAAATCTTATCTCCCTCTTTTGGCGAAAGCATCTCAAGCATCATAGCAACAGTTCTTGGCTGAGAGATTGTTTGTCCATTACCGATGCCCAGAGGATAATCTTCATAAATGTCCATAGCACTTCTATCGGCTACAAAATCCGCTCTGTCGACATGTCTGAAAGCTTCTATAATTCTGCTTGAGTGAAGCGCGCCAACATTTATAAGATAATCAACCATCTCATTGTTTGAGTACATAACTATCCCTCCTTACAAAAGTGATTCAAGAGCTTTAAACTCTAGATTGTGAGCCTCGGCAACAGCGCGATTTGTTAAAGCTCCATTAAAAACATTGACTCCCAAAGCCAATGATGCATCATTTTCAATAGTCTTAATCACTCCATCCTTTGCCAATTTTCTCACATAAGAAATCGTTGCATTTGAGAGCGCTACGGTAGATGTTTTCGGATAGGCTCCTGGCATATTTGCCACACAGTAGTGTAATACTCCCTCTTCTATAAAGGTGGGGTTTGTGTGAGTTGTAGGGCGAGAAGCTTCGGAAATACCTCCCTGGTCTATCGCTATATCCACAAGCACGGCTCCCTCTTTCATCTCTTTTAATATCTCGAGTGAAATAAGCTTCGGCGTCGCCGCTCCGCCATGAACGAGTACCGCACCGACAACCATATCTGAACTCTTTATAGCCTCTAAAAAAGCATTTTTAGAGTACAAAAGAGTTTTTACATAAGGAAGCTGCTTTTTTAACTCCTCCAATTTTGGTGAGGTTCTATTGATAACCGTTACATCCGCTCCCATTCCTAAAGCTATCTTAGCCGCGTTAAATCCGGCATTACCTGCGCCTACTACCAAAACTTTTGCCGCCTCTACCCCGTCTGAACCGCTTATTAAAACACCCTCACCGCCTTTATAACGGCTAAGATGATAGGCTCCGACAATCGGCGCCATAAAGCCTGCTATTTTACTCATTGGTTTTAAAAGAGGAAGTTCATTGTCTATTGTAACCGTCTCATAAGCAATCGCGCAAACTCTCTTTTGCATTAAAACAAGAGTAAGTTCTTTTAAAGGAGCAAGATGCAGATAACAAAAGAGAGTATGCTTCTCATTTAAAAAACCGTACTCTGAGGATTGCGGCTCTTTTACTTTTACTATTAATGTTGCTTCTTTATAAAGCTCTTTGGCGCTTATTGCTATTTTTGCACCCGCTTTTATATAATCCTCATCAGTAAAACCGCTTCCGATTCCTGCACTGCTTTGAACAACTACTTTATGCCCCTCATCAACCAACAAGCCAATATTTGAAGGGGTTATTCCAACGCGAAACTCATCGGTTTTCACCTCTTTTGGAACTCCGATAATCATATCTTAACTCCTTAATTGTAATAAATTTATTGTCTAAAAATCATAAAACCAATCTTTTGATTTTCTTGAAAAAGGGTACTGCTTATAAAACTCTTCTTCATCTAAAACAAATCTAAAATTTTGCATATACTTATTTATAAGCTTATAGGCTTCATTTATCTCTTTAAACTTTTTTGCATCACCCTGTGGCATATCAGGATGATATATTTTTGATAATTTAAGATACTTCTCTTTTAATTCAGCCTGTGTTATACGCGTCACTATATCTAAAGCTTCAAGAGCTTTTTCAAACTTTTCATAATTCATAAACTATATCACTTTTAATTTTTTATTTAAACAATCACTAAATATGTAATTAACACCGATCTCAAAAAGCTCTTTTGCCAGCTGAGGATTATTTACTGTATAAACACCTACAAAAAAACCGGTTTCTCTTAACATTTTAACTTTTGTTTTATCTACTAAGGCATTATCAATATGATAAGCATCTACCTTCAAACTCTTTAGATACTCAAGAAGATTATCAGGATCTCTTCCCTCAACCAAAGCTGCGCTGGGCACATTTGGCAGCTTTTCTTTAACTATTATTAAATATTCATGCCTAAACGATGAGATCAAAACACGCTCCTGCACTCCTGCCTCTTCTATCTCTTTTGCAATTGTTTCTATAACTATTCTATCCTCAAAACAGTTAGACATATCTTTAATTTCAATATTTATAAACAGACTATTCTCTTTTATAAATTCTAATGCCCTCTTAAGAGTCAAAAGTGGCTCTTTATGATTTTTATATTTGTAAAACCAGCTTCCATAATCCAACATGCAAAGTTCTTCAAACATAAAATCGCAAACTCTGTAGGGTTTTTTATCTCTAAAAGAGTCGATTTCGGCTATATTGGTAGTTCTTTGAAGCGTATTATCATGCATAACTATAACTGTCCTATCTTTGCTTAGCTGAACATCTATCTCTATAAAATCACACTTTCCTATGCTCTTTTTTAACGCCGAAAGAGTGTTTTCGGGTGCGATAGAGCGTGCACCTCTGTGAGCGGCGACAAGACCCTTTTTCTTCATTAGTTCTAAAAATTTCATGCACTATTCTATCATTTATTTTATCCAATCTCATCTTTTGTGGTAAAATTGGTGCGAAATTAAAAGAGGCGGCATCTATGCAAGAGAGTAAAAAAACCATCTACTCGTGGGCACTTTACGACTGGGCGAACTCTGCATACGCAACAACCGTTATGGCAGGCTTTTTCCCACTCTTTTTCAAATCATACTACAGTGCAGATGTAGCGGTTACCACTAGTACCGCCCATCTTGGGATTGCCAGCTCAATATCGAGCCTTGTAATCGTGTTTATCGCTCCGCTCCTGGGCTCTATTGCGGATGTTCACTCTCTTAAAAAAAGATATCTTTTCCTATTTGCTTATCTCGGCATATTGATGAGCGCAATGCTCTCTCTTGTTGGAGTAGGAGAGTGGCAGGCGGCACTTTTTATATATATTCTAGGCAATATAGGTTTTATGGGCTCAAACATATTTTATGACGGGCTTTTAAAATCCGTCTCAACCAAAAAAAGTGTCGATTTTGTCTCGGGGCTTGGCTTTTCGCTCGGCTATCTCGGCGGGGGAGTACTCTTTAGCATAAATGTCTGGATGTTTCAGGATTTTGAATTTTTTGGGTTTGAAAACCAAGCCGCTGCCATAAAAGCATCATTCGTAAGTGTCGCGCTCTGGTGGGCGTTCTTCTCCATCCCCCTCCTTCTGTTCGTAAAGGAGGACAAAAGCACCAACGCAGCTGCAACGACAAAACTAAAAGATGGATATTTACGACTAAAAAAAACTTTCTCTAAGATCAGGCAGCTTAGACATCTATCCCTCTTTTTAGTAGCCTACTGGCTCTACATAGACGGCGTAGATACAATTATCAGGATGGCGGTAGATTACGGAATGGCGCTTGGATTTGACTCTTCAAACCTTATTTTAGCTCTTTTACTTGTTCAGTTTGTCGGATTTCCCGCAACGCTTCTCTTTACTAAAATATCTGAGATCATGGGCACAAAGGGTGCGATTTATCTTGCCATCGCTATCTATCTATTTATAATTATATGGGCGGCTCAGATGATGGAGGTTTGGGAATTTTATATGCTTGCAGTGATGATCGCTCTTGTTCAAGGCGGTATTCAGGCACTTAGCCGCTCATACTACTCAAGGATGATTCCAGAGGGATACTCCGCCGAGTTTTTCGGTTTTTACAACTTTATAGGCAAATTTGCGGCGATTTTCGGACCTCTTCTTATAGCCATTGTAGCACTTGTATCCCAAAACTCAAGAGTATCTATCGCCTCTATCTCTATTTTGTTTATTATAGGCGCAATTCTGCTCTACTTCGTAGATGAGAAAAAAGGAGAAAAAGAGCTCAAAGATGCTCTTCTCTAGAGCGTTTAAGCTCGCGCTCTATAGCATCTCTAACTCTCTTTACTATCTCGCCATACTCCATAGAGTGCGGCTCTATAGGCTCTAAAAATGTCACCCTTATTTTTCTTGGTCTTGGGAAAAGCATTCCTGCTCTAAGTGCTTCAAAACTGCCGTCAATTACAACTGGGATGATGGGTGTCTTAAATGTTTTAGAGAGCATAGCAAAGTATGGTCTAAACTCCAAAAGTTCTCTATCTCTTGTTCTAGCCCCCTCAGGAAAAATAACTAGATTATTTCCGCTTCTTATAGGAAGTGCGCAGTAGATCATCGTCTCTTTAAGGTTTTCGTTTGCATCTATCAAGATGGTCTGTCCATGTTTTGCAATAGGCTTTAAGAGTTTTGTACCAAAGACCTGTTTATATGCCAGAAAAAAGGTTTTTTTTAAAGTTTTGTACGGCAATGCGGACTCTATAAAAAATCCGTCAAGCATACTCTGATGTGAAGGCGCTATTATGCATGCCTTTGATGAAATATTTTCAATCCCTCTGACTTCAAAACGAAAATATAACCTAAAAAACGGATAAAGAAGAGTCTTATATAGAGACATAATAAAAGGAGAGTATACTAGTTTTTCACTGCTTTGCTCTCTTAGCAGTTCATCCCATTCTGGTTTGACAACTCCTATCTTTTTTGCATTGACTTTTATGTAACTATAGAGTGACTCAAGTTTCATAATTTTTGAGAAAGCAGCTTCATCTATTTTTACTCCAAAACTCTCTTCAATAAAAACAAAAAGCTCTACATAATTAAGCGAATCAAGTTCAAGGTCAAGTTCGAGATGAGAAGATGGCAAGATCTCTTTTTTAGTCAAAGTTGCTATATATGATTTTAAAATTTTATATACCTCATCACTGGGTTCATCTTGAGTTGAAATATTATCGTTTTTATCTGATACAAGAAATTCTTTAAGCACCGTCTTGTCAATCTCGCCTGATTTTGTCTTTACAAGCGGTTTTGTTAAAATTTTATAGCCCTTTACCTTCTCTTGCTCAAGAGCTTTCATATTGTAAAGCTCAATTGCATACCATTTTATCTCATCTTCTATATTTATAATTTTTGCTTCTTTTAAAGCATTAAAATCAGGATAAACAAATGCAAAAGGATAACCATTAAATATAATTACTCCAATCTCATCAATAAACGAAGTATAAGATAATATCTTCTCCTCTATTTTATGTAAATCCATCTTTTCTCTTAATTCTAAATTTTTAAATCTATAGTATCCAAGATGCAAATCTATTGTCAAGCATAATTATAATATCAAGCCTAAATTAAGAGCCAAAAAGTTAAAATACACCAATAAATAAATAAGGTAATTTTTGTTAAATCTTCCTAATATACTAGCGTTTTCACGCATTTTTTTAGCACCGTTTATGTTTTGGGTTATTTTGAATCCCGACTATTTTACTGACAATGGTTACCATATAACATGGAACTACTACTTTGCTTCGCTTCTTTTTGTGCTGGCAAGTGTTACGGACTTTTTTGACGGTTACATCGCAAGAGAGTGGAACCAGATGACAATGCTTGGTGCCATTATTGATCCTCTTGCTGATAAGATGCTTATAATTGCCGCATTTTTAGGGCTTATGATGATAGGAGAAGCAAATGCATGGGCTATCTACATTATCATCATCCGCGAGCTTTTTATAACCGGAATCCGCACCGTAGCCGTAAGTGAGGGGTTAAGCGTAAAAGCATCATGGGCAGGAAAGGTAAAAACCGTTGTACAGATGATTGCCATCGGATTTTTGCTTATGCACTGGCCCCTTGGAAGTGAACTTCTCTGGTTGGCAGTCGTGCTCACGCTCTACTCAGGCTTTGAATATCTTTGGGAGTTTAGAAGAGCACTCTTGGGAGTTAAAAAGTAATGAGTTTTATAGTATCTCTTTTAGTTCTATCTGCACTTATATTTTTTCATGAATTAGGACACTATTTTGCAGCCCGCGCGATGGGTGTTTATATTGAAACTTTCAGTATTGGTTTTGGACGAAAAATAGCTTCTTTTCATAAATGGGGCACTGAATGGAAATTAGCACTTTTTCCTCTTGGCGGTTATGTCAAAATGAAAGGACAAGATGATAGTGATCCCTCTAAAAAAAGTTATGATATAGACAGTTACAATGTAAAAACACCATCTCAAAAGATATTTATTCTTCTAGCAGGTCCTCTTGCAAACTTTGTTTTAGCATTTTTTCTCTACTTTATAATAGCTTTAGGCGGACCAAATATTCTTTCACCTGTAATTGGCGAAGTTGTAAAAGATTCTCCCGCTTTTGTTGCAGGATTAGAAACAAATGACACCATTCGTTCCATTAACGGCGTAGAAATCACTACATGGAAAGAGATGGCAGAAATTATTGAAAAATCAGAAGGTTCTTTAAATATAGAACTTGAGAGAGCAGGATATATTCACTTTATAACACTTATGCCAAAAATCACGCAGACAACAAATATGTTTAACGAAGTGATTGAGAAGAAGATGATTGGAATCGGCAGTGCAGGAGTTTCTCATAAACTTGAATTGAACCCAGGCGAAACACTCTCCTATGCAACTGATCAAACCATTCAAGCATCGACTCTTATTTTTACAGGACTTAAAAAACTCATTGTCGGAGAAGTGCCGGCAAAAGAGCTTGGAGGTGTTATATCTATAGTAAAACTTACTTCCGACGCGACAGATGCGGGCTGGATGAGTGTTCTTTTTTTTGCTGCTCTTATATCTGTAAATCTTGGCGTTTTAAATCTGCTTCCCATTCCGGCACTTGACGGCGGGCATATAATGTTTAATCTTTATGAGCTTATACTTAGAAGAGAGGTAAGCGAAGAGATTATGATAAAGCTGACTATTGCAGGATGGGTAATTCTCTTTTCACTTATGGGGCTTGGAATTTACAACGATATAAATAGACTAATAGGATAAAAAATGAATGACGAAGAATACAAAATTTATATAGATGATATTATCAGACGGGTTGAGTCTGCAAGAGTTAAATTTAGCGAATATCAGATTATTAAAATTGTTGCAATTAGCAAATACTCTACAACCAAAGAGATAGAAAAATTATATAGAATTGGTCAAAGAGCTTTTGGGGAGAACAAAGTTCAAGATCTAAGAGCAAAAAGCAGTGAGCTTGAAGACCTGCCGCTGGAGTGGCACTTTGTAGGAAATCTGCAAAAAAACAAGATAAACAACCTTCTGGACATCAACCCTGCTCTTTTTCATGGACTTGATTCGCTAGAGCTTGCACATGAGCTGCAAAAGAAACTTGAAGCAAGAGAGATGACACTGGAGGCGCTTCTTCAGATAAACTCTGCAAAAGAGGAGTCCAAACACGGCGTAATACCAGAAGATGCGGTTGCAATTTACAACCAGATAAAAAAAGAGTGTCCAAATATCCACTTAAGAGGCGTTATGAGCATCGGCGCGCATAGTGATAACAGAGCGGTAGTTAAGAAGAGTTTTGAGACTACTTATGATATCTATAAGCAGTTAGATGGTGCTACGATCTGTTCTATGGGGATGAGCGGGGATTTTGAGCTGGCTATCGAGTGCGGGTCAAATATGGTTCGTCTCGGCTCAATAATGTTTAATAAGTAACTCTCCCCCTTAAGAGGAGAGTTATCAACTTCTACTCTATTACTTTTCTAGCGTTGATAGGCTGGATAGGTCTATTGTTAGCATGATGGAAAGTATCTAAAAACTCTTTTGTCTGCTCTTTAGAGATAGTCGAGTAGTTTTTAAGAACAAGCCATCTTACACCCTCGCTGCACGGCGGAGTAGTTAATGAACCGTTAAATCTGTAGTAATCTTTATCTTCTGGCAAAAGCGCATTTACTTCATCCGCAGAGATACTCAAAGACTCTTTGCCACCAGCTTTCTTAGGCATTTTAGCCCACACTTTTTTTAGAAACGGATTTTCTGCTCCGTCTTCGAACATCAACCCTACAACCGCTAAAGAGCCATCTTTTGTTGCATGAACAAAGTGACCTTCAAGAGGGAACTCTTTGCCGTCTATCTGATTCTCACTTGGTGTGTGAAAATGGAACTGAATAAGCGGAAACTTGATACTATCTACAGTAATACTGCTTCCCGCATCAAAATTAACCTGAATAGTATGACCGTTGTTTATCACAGATGATATACCTGTCTTATAGTCAAACCCGATCTTCTGCATATTCTCTGCTTCAACTGTTACTTCTGAAGTAATATTGATAGGAGATTGGCTTTTACCATCTTTACACATACTGTAATCAGCAGAGAGAGTGCCCCAGTTCTCAGGACCTTCGTGTCCAGTATATCCCCAGTGAGCTGCTCCCTCTGATGCTAAAAGAGCTGTACTTAAAAGTAGAGCCGCTATACTGCTTCCTAGAACTTTACATAGTTTCATTTATGAACCTTTATTATAAGAAATTTTTATTTATAAATTATATCATTAAAATTTAAAACAATATAATTAATTAATATTTTTTTCTCTATATCTTACTGCATTTCTAAATGAATTTTCTATACACTCTATTTGATAATCAATCATTTTATAAAATGGATTTAAAAATTTATCTAAATCAT
Protein-coding regions in this window:
- the pgsA gene encoding CDP-diacylglycerol--glycerol-3-phosphate 3-phosphatidyltransferase; amino-acid sequence: MLNLPNILAFSRIFLAPFMFWVILNPDYFTDNGYHITWNYYFASLLFVLASVTDFFDGYIAREWNQMTMLGAIIDPLADKMLIIAAFLGLMMIGEANAWAIYIIIIRELFITGIRTVAVSEGLSVKASWAGKVKTVVQMIAIGFLLMHWPLGSELLWLAVVLTLYSGFEYLWEFRRALLGVKK
- the amrS gene encoding AmmeMemoRadiSam system radical SAM enzyme; this translates as MSQTAWLSKKLDSGKILCQACAHACKLDEGEYGICGVRKVEGGELKLLVYGLAAAVNIDPVEKKPMFHFLPKSRAFSVGTVGCNFSCKFCQNYDISQYPKEHEHKIVGRELPPQKIVELAVENRCESIAYTYNEPIVFFEYTYDTAKLAHEKGLKNIYVTSGYETRKAIDLLEPYIDGMNIDIKSFSDEFYKEICGARLKPVLEAVKYAHEKGIWIEITTLLIPGKNDSNEEIRNIAKFIAELDTSIPWHLSAFHPTYKMLDVPCTPESTLLRAYKIGQEEGLKYLYVGNVDNEDYESTYCPSCKKKVIDRSGNIGQFVTNDLDEEGKCPYCGYLLEGVWH
- a CDS encoding lysophospholipid acyltransferase family protein, translated to MDLHKIEEKILSYTSFIDEIGVIIFNGYPFAFVYPDFNALKEAKIINIEDEIKWYAIELYNMKALEQEKVKGYKILTKPLVKTKSGEIDKTVLKEFLVSDKNDNISTQDEPSDEVYKILKSYIATLTKKEILPSSHLELDLELDSLNYVELFVFIEESFGVKIDEAAFSKIMKLESLYSYIKVNAKKIGVVKPEWDELLREQSSEKLVYSPFIMSLYKTLLYPFFRLYFRFEVRGIENISSKACIIAPSHQSMLDGFFIESALPYKTLKKTFFLAYKQVFGTKLLKPIAKHGQTILIDANENLKETMIYCALPIRSGNNLVIFPEGARTRDRELLEFRPYFAMLSKTFKTPIIPVVIDGSFEALRAGMLFPRPRKIRVTFLEPIEPHSMEYGEIVKRVRDAIERELKRSREEHL
- the pcm gene encoding protein-L-isoaspartate O-methyltransferase, with the translated sequence MYSNNEMVDYLINVGALHSSRIIEAFRHVDRADFVADRSAMDIYEDYPLGIGNGQTISQPRTVAMMLEMLSPKEGDKILDIGSGSGWTTALLAYVVGEGGSVTGVERVGELVKFGSFNLKKYKFKNAKIVQSGDELGIAGEKFDRILVSAAADELPYELIKQLKVGGKLVIPIQSSVFEIVKKEGGEFDANEHYGFAFVPLIYK
- a CDS encoding NfeD family protein, translated to MLMRLLFLLLLTLLPLLADSFTVVKLEIKGAVGPASSEYFKDGMLFARDRDAQMIILELDTPGGLSTSMREIIQGITNSSIPVVTYVSPKGARAASAGTYLLYASHIAAMSPGTNLGAATPINLMPAPKIDDLNSSAMSTLEKKALNDAVAYIKSLAQLSDRNVTWALSAVEESKSISATDALRYGVIDLIAQDSEELLAKLDGRSVVVSGKSITLKTKDAVIYSFEANWKIKFLSIVTDPNIAYILILIAIYGIFFELMNPGSIFPGVVGLICGVIALYALNMIPFNYAGLLLILLGIAFMVAEVFIAGFGILGIGGVIAFAFGSLLLFDADTLGQSISIPLIIAFTFSSLLFFILVMKLFLSSRSAKVVSGAEEMIGAVANVIDSNEKGYLVHCHSETWSAVSESKLSVGQNVQVIERSGLVLKVKPIKE
- the ald gene encoding alanine dehydrogenase; amino-acid sequence: MIIGVPKEVKTDEFRVGITPSNIGLLVDEGHKVVVQSSAGIGSGFTDEDYIKAGAKIAISAKELYKEATLIVKVKEPQSSEYGFLNEKHTLFCYLHLAPLKELTLVLMQKRVCAIAYETVTIDNELPLLKPMSKIAGFMAPIVGAYHLSRYKGGEGVLISGSDGVEAAKVLVVGAGNAGFNAAKIALGMGADVTVINRTSPKLEELKKQLPYVKTLLYSKNAFLEAIKSSDMVVGAVLVHGGAATPKLISLEILKEMKEGAVLVDIAIDQGGISEASRPTTHTNPTFIEEGVLHYCVANMPGAYPKTSTVALSNATISYVRKLAKDGVIKTIENDASLALGVNVFNGALTNRAVAEAHNLEFKALESLL
- a CDS encoding DnaJ domain-containing protein encodes the protein MNYEKFEKALEALDIVTRITQAELKEKYLKLSKIYHPDMPQGDAKKFKEINEAYKLINKYMQNFRFVLDEEEFYKQYPFSRKSKDWFYDF
- a CDS encoding glycerophosphodiester phosphodiesterase, whose product is MKFLELMKKKGLVAAHRGARSIAPENTLSALKKSIGKCDFIEIDVQLSKDRTVIVMHDNTLQRTTNIAEIDSFRDKKPYRVCDFMFEELCMLDYGSWFYKYKNHKEPLLTLKRALEFIKENSLFINIEIKDMSNCFEDRIVIETIAKEIEEAGVQERVLISSFRHEYLIIVKEKLPNVPSAALVEGRDPDNLLEYLKSLKVDAYHIDNALVDKTKVKMLRETGFFVGVYTVNNPQLAKELFEIGVNYIFSDCLNKKLKVI
- a CDS encoding MFS transporter, with translation MQESKKTIYSWALYDWANSAYATTVMAGFFPLFFKSYYSADVAVTTSTAHLGIASSISSLVIVFIAPLLGSIADVHSLKKRYLFLFAYLGILMSAMLSLVGVGEWQAALFIYILGNIGFMGSNIFYDGLLKSVSTKKSVDFVSGLGFSLGYLGGGVLFSINVWMFQDFEFFGFENQAAAIKASFVSVALWWAFFSIPLLLFVKEDKSTNAAATTKLKDGYLRLKKTFSKIRQLRHLSLFLVAYWLYIDGVDTIIRMAVDYGMALGFDSSNLILALLLVQFVGFPATLLFTKISEIMGTKGAIYLAIAIYLFIIIWAAQMMEVWEFYMLAVMIALVQGGIQALSRSYYSRMIPEGYSAEFFGFYNFIGKFAAIFGPLLIAIVALVSQNSRVSIASISILFIIGAILLYFVDEKKGEKELKDALL
- a CDS encoding slipin family protein, with product MFFDLNITAIYMAFFAIAFLAAAIRILREYQRAVVFTLGRFTGVKGPGLIILIPFIQQMVRVDLRTIVLDVPTQDVISHDNVSVHVNAVVYFRVIDPEKAIIQVENFYDATSQLAQTTLRSVLGGHELDEMLAERERLNRDIQEILDKQTDAWGIKISNVEIKHIDLDESMVRAIAKQAEAERERRAKVINAKGEVEASENLLEAAQKLSKNDLGIQLRYLQTMSDISSDKTNTIVFPFPTDFSKLFNSNIKE